From one Sphingomonas sp. BT-65 genomic stretch:
- the pbpC gene encoding penicillin-binding protein 1C, protein MTGLARFWQRVRGLWAIAEAPTHRAWWTGPRLVIAAVLSLGALYAAADYATRPPRLPGPDATVAAWKPSEAWLYDREGRLLDSARVDFQARRLGWMPLDEVAPAAVEALVAAEDKRFRDHDGIDWWSVAGSMRDRIEGKRARGASTLSMQVAAYLAPGLSAPGSRGLLDKLRQMRAGAALERGWSKDQILEAYLNLAGFRGEAQGIGAAALGLFGKTPEALTRDDGLLLAALLPNPAAGAAEVARRACALSRESDCSRFPGAAASMLGPARSLALDPGLAPHLANQLLTEPGLRVETTIDARIQRLATRALRRQLQGLGGTRARDGAVVVADNRTGEILAWVGGIGGSSTAPSVDGANSYRQAGSTLKPFLYALGLEKGYLTPASILDDSPVQLDTASGLYVPQNYDRAFKGPVSARAALAGSLNVPAVRTLLLTGVEPFRDRLWDTGYRGLTESGEYYGYSLALGSAEVTLVEQVAAYRSLALGGRWSPLHVRKDAKAEAPRATTTPQAAWLVADMLADPNARASTFGMDSALRLPFWAAVKTGTSKAMRDNWCIGFTDRYTVGVWVGNLEGDPMRAVSGTSGAAPVWRDVMMALHAGQPGRAPARPQGIEERAIRFANNIEQPRREYFLAGTGMSEIAVAPPASRRPRIVSPVSGSVYALDPDIPVERQRMAISASGEVTGHRLELDGRDLGAADARPMVLAGPGRHRLRLVDPGGRVVDQVLFTVR, encoded by the coding sequence ATGACTGGCCTGGCTCGCTTCTGGCAACGTGTCCGCGGCCTCTGGGCAATCGCCGAGGCCCCCACGCATCGTGCGTGGTGGACCGGCCCTCGCCTCGTCATCGCCGCGGTACTGAGCCTCGGCGCGCTCTATGCCGCCGCTGATTATGCCACGCGCCCGCCGCGGCTTCCCGGTCCTGATGCGACCGTCGCGGCGTGGAAACCGTCCGAGGCTTGGCTCTACGATCGCGAGGGAAGGCTGCTCGATTCGGCGCGAGTCGATTTCCAGGCGCGGCGGCTGGGGTGGATGCCGCTCGACGAGGTCGCGCCGGCGGCGGTCGAGGCGCTGGTCGCGGCCGAGGACAAGCGCTTTCGCGACCATGACGGGATCGACTGGTGGTCGGTCGCCGGATCGATGCGCGACCGCATCGAAGGCAAGCGCGCGCGTGGCGCCTCGACGCTGTCGATGCAGGTGGCGGCCTATCTCGCGCCCGGGCTGTCGGCGCCGGGATCGCGCGGGCTGCTCGACAAATTGCGCCAGATGCGCGCCGGGGCGGCGCTCGAACGAGGGTGGAGCAAGGACCAGATCCTCGAGGCCTATCTCAACCTCGCGGGCTTTCGCGGCGAGGCGCAGGGGATCGGCGCGGCGGCGCTGGGGCTGTTCGGCAAAACCCCCGAGGCGCTGACTCGCGACGACGGGCTGCTGCTCGCGGCGTTGTTGCCCAATCCGGCAGCGGGCGCGGCGGAGGTCGCGCGCCGCGCCTGTGCCCTCTCACGCGAAAGCGATTGCAGCCGCTTCCCGGGCGCCGCCGCCTCGATGCTCGGCCCGGCGCGCAGCCTTGCGCTCGATCCCGGCCTCGCGCCGCATCTCGCCAACCAGCTGCTGACCGAGCCGGGGCTGCGCGTCGAGACCACGATCGACGCGCGCATCCAGCGGCTCGCGACCCGCGCATTGCGGCGGCAGCTGCAAGGGCTGGGCGGGACGCGGGCGCGCGACGGGGCGGTGGTGGTGGCGGACAACCGCACCGGCGAGATCCTTGCCTGGGTCGGCGGGATCGGCGGGTCCTCGACCGCGCCCTCGGTCGACGGCGCGAACAGTTACCGGCAGGCGGGATCGACGCTGAAACCCTTCCTCTACGCGCTGGGGCTGGAGAAGGGCTATCTGACGCCGGCCTCGATCCTCGACGATTCGCCGGTCCAGCTCGACACCGCCTCGGGGCTCTATGTGCCGCAGAATTACGACCGCGCGTTCAAGGGGCCGGTCAGTGCGCGGGCGGCGCTGGCGGGGTCGCTCAACGTGCCGGCGGTGCGCACGCTGCTGCTCACCGGGGTCGAGCCGTTCCGCGATCGCCTCTGGGATACAGGCTATCGCGGCCTCACCGAGAGCGGCGAATATTATGGCTACAGCCTCGCGCTCGGCTCGGCCGAGGTGACCTTGGTCGAGCAGGTGGCGGCCTATCGCAGCCTCGCGCTCGGCGGGCGCTGGTCGCCGCTGCATGTGCGCAAGGACGCCAAGGCCGAGGCGCCGCGCGCCACCACCACCCCGCAGGCCGCGTGGCTGGTCGCCGACATGCTCGCCGATCCCAATGCGCGGGCGAGCACCTTCGGCATGGATTCGGCGCTGCGCCTGCCCTTCTGGGCGGCGGTGAAGACGGGGACGTCGAAGGCGATGCGCGACAATTGGTGCATCGGCTTCACCGACCGCTACACCGTCGGCGTGTGGGTCGGGAATCTCGAGGGCGATCCGATGCGCGCGGTCTCCGGCACCAGCGGCGCGGCGCCGGTGTGGCGCGACGTGATGATGGCGCTGCATGCCGGCCAGCCGGGGCGGGCGCCCGCACGGCCGCAGGGGATCGAGGAGCGCGCGATCCGCTTCGCGAACAATATCGAGCAGCCGCGTCGCGAATATTTCCTTGCCGGTACGGGGATGAGCGAGATTGCCGTCGCGCCCCCCGCCTCGCGCCGCCCGCGCATCGTCAGCCCGGTGTCGGGCAGCGTCTATGCGCTCGATCCCGACATCCCGGTCGAGCGCCAGCGCATGGCGATCTCGGCGTCGGGCGAAGTCACGGGGCACCGGCTCGAGCTCGACGGGCGCGATCTGGGTGCGGCGGATGCGCGGCCGATGGTGCTGGCGGGGCCCGGGCGGCATCGCCTGCGGTTGGTCGACCCGGGCGGGCGAGTGGTCGATCAGGTGCTGTTCACGGTGCGCTGA
- a CDS encoding outer membrane protein assembly factor BamE, translated as MISARVLLAAASGIALLGAGACAPLRGYQGYVVDADLVNSVQPGVDNRESVLATLGKPTLTSQFNQGEWYYIGRNTRNYAYNNPKPRAQTTLRIRFDAQGNVTEVSRTGVEQVASINPSNKKTPTLGRDRGFFEDLFGNIGTVGAPGTGPGPSGGP; from the coding sequence ATGATTTCCGCCCGTGTCCTTCTTGCCGCCGCTTCCGGTATCGCGCTGCTCGGCGCCGGTGCGTGCGCACCGCTCCGCGGCTATCAGGGCTATGTCGTCGATGCCGATCTGGTGAACTCGGTGCAGCCCGGCGTGGACAATCGCGAATCGGTGCTGGCGACGCTCGGCAAGCCGACGCTGACCAGCCAGTTCAACCAGGGCGAATGGTATTATATCGGGCGCAACACCCGCAATTATGCCTACAATAACCCCAAGCCGCGCGCGCAGACCACGCTGCGCATCCGCTTTGACGCGCAGGGCAACGTCACCGAGGTGTCGCGCACCGGCGTCGAGCAGGTCGCGTCGATCAACCCGTCGAACAAGAAGACCCCGACGCTCGGCCGCGACCGCGGCTTCTTCGAGGATCTGTTCGGCAATATCGGCACGGTCGGCGCGCCCGGCACCGGGCCCGGCCCGAGCGGCGGCCCCTGA
- a CDS encoding ubiquinol-cytochrome C chaperone family protein: protein MGLWQRLAGRKAENPAAALYQAIVARGREAHWYEAGGVPDTVNGRFDAIASVLAIVLLRLEAEPTAAEATARLIECFVDDMDGQLRQIGIGDVVVGKRMGKMMGLLGGRLGAYREALIEGKGSFEDALLRNLYRAEHPGEAALAHGAGELRRLHAALAGVEFDALMAGRLPA from the coding sequence ATGGGATTGTGGCAACGGCTGGCCGGACGCAAGGCGGAAAATCCCGCGGCGGCGCTGTATCAGGCCATCGTCGCGCGCGGTCGCGAGGCGCATTGGTACGAGGCGGGCGGGGTGCCGGACACGGTGAACGGCCGTTTCGACGCGATCGCGAGCGTGCTGGCGATCGTGCTGCTGCGGCTGGAAGCCGAGCCGACCGCCGCCGAAGCGACGGCGCGGCTGATCGAGTGCTTCGTCGACGACATGGACGGCCAGCTGCGCCAGATCGGCATCGGCGACGTCGTGGTCGGCAAGCGCATGGGCAAGATGATGGGGCTGCTCGGCGGCCGCCTCGGCGCCTATCGCGAGGCGCTGATCGAGGGGAAGGGCAGCTTCGAGGACGCGCTGCTGCGCAACCTCTACCGCGCCGAGCATCCCGGCGAGGCGGCGCTGGCGCATGGCGCGGGCGAGCTGCGCAGGCTGCATGCCGCGCTCGCCGGAGTCGAGTTCGACGCGCTGATGGCGGGACGGCTGCCGGCATGA
- a CDS encoding RcnB family protein, with product MKKKLILTALIAAVAMPTMAAAPAAAQSQRELRRDRQEIREEQRELERAKRYGTRRDVREERRDVRDARREYREDLSDRNRRWGNDDWRGWRDRNRGIYARGSWRAPFRYNGFRAGVRIAPHYYGSRYYISDPWRYRLPPAGRWQRWVRHYDDMLLVDTRRGIVVRVIRNFFW from the coding sequence ATGAAGAAGAAGCTCATATTGACCGCGCTGATCGCCGCCGTGGCGATGCCGACGATGGCTGCGGCGCCTGCCGCTGCCCAGTCGCAGCGCGAGCTGCGCCGCGATCGCCAGGAGATCCGCGAGGAGCAGCGTGAACTGGAGCGCGCCAAGCGTTATGGCACCCGCCGCGACGTGCGCGAGGAGCGCCGTGACGTCCGCGACGCCCGCCGCGAGTATCGCGAGGACCTGTCCGACCGTAACCGCCGCTGGGGCAATGACGACTGGCGCGGCTGGCGCGACCGCAATCGCGGCATCTATGCCCGCGGCAGCTGGCGTGCGCCGTTCCGCTACAACGGCTTCCGTGCCGGCGTGCGCATCGCGCCGCACTATTATGGCAGCCGCTACTACATCAGCGATCCGTGGCGTTATCGCCTGCCCCCCGCGGGCCGCTGGCAGCGCTGGGTGCGTCACTATGACGACATGCTGCTGGTCGACACGCGCCGCGGCATCGTGGTCCGGGTGATCCGCAACTTCTTCTGGTAA